The following proteins are co-located in the Chryseobacterium daecheongense genome:
- a CDS encoding class I SAM-dependent methyltransferase — MDLSKNKNHWDIVYETKSPDQVSWTQEKPEISLDLIASFGLKKDAKIIDIGGGESHLVDILIDKGYQDITVLDISANALEKTKKRLGKKSEKVKFIVTDITKFEPEFQYDLWHDRATFHFLTEEEQISSYLDIAGKSIKGFMVLGTFSKNGPTKCSGLEIKQYDEESMEKQFANHFEKIQCISSDHTTPFDTIQNFTFCSFKKKIPYLNP, encoded by the coding sequence ATGGATTTGTCAAAGAATAAAAATCACTGGGATATAGTATACGAGACAAAAAGCCCTGATCAGGTAAGCTGGACACAGGAAAAACCTGAAATATCACTGGATTTAATTGCATCATTTGGCTTGAAAAAAGACGCTAAAATAATAGATATTGGCGGAGGTGAAAGTCATCTTGTAGATATTTTGATTGACAAAGGATATCAGGATATCACAGTGCTGGACATTTCTGCGAATGCATTGGAAAAGACAAAAAAGCGTTTAGGAAAGAAATCCGAAAAAGTGAAATTTATTGTTACGGACATTACTAAGTTCGAACCTGAATTCCAATATGATCTTTGGCACGACAGGGCCACATTTCATTTTTTAACCGAAGAAGAACAAATCTCCAGCTATCTGGATATTGCAGGGAAAAGCATAAAAGGATTTATGGTGTTAGGAACTTTTTCAAAAAACGGACCTACAAAATGCAGTGGTCTGGAGATTAAGCAATACGATGAGGAGTCCATGGAAAAGCAGTTTGCCAATCATTTCGAAAAGATACAGTGTATTTCATCAGATCATACAACTCCTTTTGACACGATTCAAAATTTCACATTCTGTAGTTTTAAAAAAAAGATCCCCTATTTAAATCCTTAA
- a CDS encoding ABC transporter ATP-binding protein: MKKQDTWGIIKRLFFIGMKFRSWFILTLIISVLLSIVSTYRPYLTMEVVDNDITRLQDKALMMKHIYILVGLVVAETVLNFFLVYFSNYISQNVIRDIRERLYSKLIYFRTSFFDKTPIGQLVTRAVGDVETIATVYTDGFLMVFGDILRIVFVLVMMFSTNVHLSYITLAILPLMVVITRFFQKRLKKAFGDERTWTANQNSFVQERLAGMPIIQVFNRQEAEFKKFDDINITLKAALLKTVFIFSLFFPVVELISSLFIGFILFYGGYITISAGVVIAFIQYISMLIRPLRQIADRFNNIQRGIVGAERVLGLMDEDYAMPNHGTVKKDHFNGKIEFRDVRFAYDEKQEVLKGINFKVNPGETVAIVGATGAGKSTIISLITRLYDINSGEIFIDDVELKDYELYNLRSHIGVVLQDVFLFHGSIFENLSFGDEGITLDKIKAGAREIEVDEFIQQLPGGYDYVVSERGSSISLGQRQLLSFLRAYLSDPKILILDEATSSIDHESEKLIQRATEKITKNRTSIIIAHRLSTIEKADKIIVMEHGKIVEEGKHLELLDQNGYYSTLYKAQLRHEVEMEEENRASK, translated from the coding sequence ATGAAAAAACAAGATACCTGGGGAATTATTAAAAGGCTTTTCTTTATCGGAATGAAATTCCGGTCCTGGTTTATCCTTACTTTAATCATTTCCGTTTTACTATCCATCGTTTCTACTTACAGACCTTACCTTACCATGGAGGTTGTAGATAATGATATCACCAGGCTGCAGGATAAAGCTCTGATGATGAAGCATATCTACATTTTGGTAGGATTGGTTGTTGCAGAAACTGTTTTAAACTTTTTCCTGGTCTATTTCTCCAATTATATTTCTCAGAATGTAATCAGGGATATCAGAGAGAGGTTGTATTCTAAACTTATTTATTTCAGGACATCATTTTTTGATAAAACACCTATAGGACAACTGGTAACACGTGCCGTTGGGGATGTGGAAACCATTGCTACAGTTTATACGGACGGATTCCTTATGGTTTTCGGGGATATTTTGAGAATCGTCTTTGTATTAGTGATGATGTTCAGTACTAATGTTCATCTGAGCTATATTACACTGGCTATACTTCCTTTGATGGTGGTTATTACCCGTTTTTTTCAAAAGAGGCTGAAAAAAGCATTTGGAGATGAAAGAACCTGGACGGCGAATCAGAATTCCTTTGTTCAGGAAAGATTAGCCGGAATGCCAATTATACAGGTGTTCAACAGACAGGAAGCTGAATTTAAAAAGTTTGATGATATCAATATTACCCTAAAGGCTGCATTGCTGAAAACCGTTTTTATCTTTTCATTATTTTTTCCTGTAGTAGAACTTATTTCATCCCTATTTATTGGGTTTATCCTTTTCTATGGAGGATATATTACCATTAGTGCGGGGGTGGTTATTGCTTTTATCCAGTATATTTCAATGCTGATCAGACCTTTACGCCAGATCGCAGACCGATTTAATAATATCCAGCGTGGAATTGTAGGTGCAGAAAGGGTACTGGGATTAATGGATGAGGATTATGCGATGCCTAATCACGGAACAGTAAAAAAAGATCACTTCAATGGTAAAATTGAATTCAGGGATGTTCGTTTTGCTTACGATGAAAAGCAGGAAGTACTGAAAGGAATCAATTTCAAAGTGAATCCGGGAGAAACAGTTGCTATTGTGGGAGCTACAGGAGCAGGTAAATCTACGATCATCAGTCTGATCACGAGGCTGTATGATATCAATTCCGGAGAGATTTTTATTGATGATGTAGAGCTGAAAGATTATGAATTATATAATCTCAGAAGTCATATTGGGGTGGTATTACAAGATGTTTTCCTTTTCCATGGAAGTATCTTTGAAAATCTCTCTTTTGGAGATGAAGGTATTACCCTGGATAAAATAAAAGCAGGGGCCAGAGAAATTGAAGTGGATGAATTCATTCAGCAGCTTCCGGGTGGTTATGATTATGTAGTCAGTGAAAGAGGCTCGTCGATCTCATTAGGGCAAAGGCAGTTATTGTCTTTCTTAAGAGCTTATCTGTCCGATCCGAAAATTTTGATCCTGGATGAAGCTACCTCTTCAATTGATCATGAAAGTGAAAAACTGATTCAGAGGGCTACGGAGAAAATCACGAAAAACAGGACTTCGATTATTATTGCACACAGGCTTTCAACCATTGAAAAAGCGGATAAGATTATCGTAATGGAACATGGTAAAATTGTAGAAGAAGGAAAGCATTTGGAGTTGCTTGATCAAAATGGGTATTATTCCACATTGTATAAAGCACAGCTGAGACATGAAGTAGAAATGGAAGAAGAAAACCGGGCGTCAAAATAA
- the truA gene encoding tRNA pseudouridine(38-40) synthase TruA, which yields MTFQQIFHKIKVFLWSYYTTLRYFIEFSYNGKNYFGYQIQPDANSVQEELEKALSTILREEIKITGAGRTDTGVHAKKIFAHFDTQVAFNDQLSHRLNSFLPPDIAVKRIFPVKDDFHARFDATYRTYEYYISLEKNPFTLESAWQHWKRPLSIDAMNEACKILFEYEDFTSFAKLKTDNKTNICHIYKAEWEQEGSELKFTVSANRFLRNMVRAIVGTMVEIGAGKMKPEDLRKVIENKNRNSAGTSAPAQGLFLVDVGYEF from the coding sequence ATGACTTTTCAACAAATATTTCATAAAATTAAAGTATTTTTGTGGAGTTATTATACTACATTGAGGTACTTTATAGAGTTTTCTTACAACGGTAAAAATTATTTCGGTTATCAGATCCAGCCGGACGCCAATTCTGTACAGGAAGAATTGGAAAAAGCACTATCCACTATTTTACGGGAAGAGATTAAAATTACAGGAGCCGGAAGGACGGATACCGGTGTTCACGCAAAAAAAATATTCGCCCACTTTGATACCCAGGTGGCATTTAATGATCAGCTCAGTCACAGGCTGAACAGCTTTCTTCCGCCTGATATTGCTGTTAAGAGGATTTTTCCTGTAAAAGATGATTTTCATGCCCGGTTTGATGCCACCTACAGAACATACGAATATTATATTTCTTTAGAAAAAAATCCATTTACACTGGAATCTGCATGGCAACATTGGAAAAGACCTTTGAGCATCGATGCAATGAATGAAGCCTGTAAAATTTTATTCGAGTATGAGGATTTTACGAGTTTTGCCAAATTGAAAACAGATAATAAGACCAATATCTGCCACATTTACAAAGCAGAGTGGGAACAGGAAGGAAGCGAACTTAAATTTACCGTTTCTGCCAACCGTTTTCTCAGGAATATGGTACGGGCAATCGTGGGAACAATGGTGGAAATCGGTGCAGGAAAAATGAAGCCCGAAGATCTGAGAAAAGTTATTGAAAATAAAAACCGTAATTCGGCCGGCACTTCTGCTCCGGCACAAGGATTATTTCTCGTAGATGTAGGCTACGAATTTTAA
- a CDS encoding alpha/beta hydrolase: MKKLTFLAVIFLFLALCANVFGQTKSYPFEVKKSGSGKQALILIPGFASSGDVWNETTLKFDKNFTCYTLTMAGFAGAKPQPGASFKNWENKIAEFISDQRIDKPVIIGHSMGGGLALALAADHPQLVGKIIVVDALPCLSALMNPSFTSKENNDCSATINKMTTMTDDQFRQMQLKSIPQLLADTSMQETVIGWSQQSDRKTFAEMYCDFSNTDLREKIKNIHCPSLILLESYFTNFKPAMEDQYKNMKNANLQYATKGLHFIMYDDKEWYFNQLNNFLSAK, from the coding sequence ATGAAAAAATTGACATTCCTTGCCGTGATATTTTTATTTTTAGCTCTATGTGCTAATGTGTTCGGACAAACAAAATCCTATCCTTTTGAGGTTAAAAAATCAGGAAGTGGGAAACAAGCCCTGATTTTGATCCCCGGTTTTGCCTCTTCCGGAGATGTATGGAATGAAACTACCCTAAAGTTTGATAAGAATTTTACTTGCTATACTTTAACAATGGCAGGATTCGCAGGTGCAAAGCCTCAGCCCGGCGCCAGCTTTAAAAACTGGGAAAACAAAATTGCAGAATTCATCAGTGACCAGAGAATTGACAAGCCTGTTATCATCGGGCACAGTATGGGTGGAGGCCTTGCCCTCGCTCTGGCTGCAGATCATCCACAATTAGTGGGTAAGATTATTGTTGTAGATGCTTTGCCGTGCTTATCGGCATTAATGAATCCTTCTTTTACATCTAAGGAAAACAATGATTGCTCTGCTACCATCAATAAAATGACAACCATGACAGATGATCAATTTCGTCAGATGCAGCTGAAATCTATCCCCCAGCTTTTGGCGGATACTTCCATGCAGGAAACTGTGATCGGATGGAGTCAGCAATCAGACCGGAAGACTTTTGCAGAAATGTATTGTGACTTCTCGAATACTGACCTCCGGGAAAAAATAAAAAATATACACTGCCCTTCACTTATATTATTAGAGTCTTATTTTACTAATTTTAAACCAGCCATGGAAGATCAATATAAGAATATGAAAAATGCAAATTTACAATATGCTACTAAAGGTTTACACTTCATCATGTATGATGATAAGGAATGGTATTTCAACCAGTTGAATAACTTCTTATCTGCAAAATAA
- the lpxK gene encoding tetraacyldisaccharide 4'-kinase — protein MKRWYLYPFSVGYHLVTGIRNTMYDLGIFKSTKFKTPIINVGNLSVGGSGKSPMVMYLAQFLSKHYRTGVLSRGYGRLTKGYEVTNYDSNYKMVGDEAMQLFERFKNRFVIAVSEERVPGAKKVIDDMDLDVLVLDDAFQHRAIKAGFNILMTDFNDPYFKDHLLPAGDLRESRAGVKRADLIMVSKCPDELTEETKQYYISRIRPERHQKVFFSSIGYDENVYGREKMLPDNNLNYYDILLITGIANPKPLLEHLAKFSHRVKHLKFRDHHNFSDDDIKKIIAEYKKLGEYKLILTTEKDYVRLKTFDYLRDIVYYWPINVIIDKKEEFNQIISDYVRKN, from the coding sequence ATGAAAAGATGGTACCTTTATCCCTTCTCTGTAGGTTATCATTTGGTAACGGGTATCCGAAACACAATGTATGATCTGGGGATCTTTAAATCTACGAAATTCAAAACGCCGATCATCAATGTCGGCAATTTGTCCGTTGGCGGAAGTGGAAAATCGCCAATGGTGATGTACCTTGCTCAGTTTTTATCCAAACATTACAGAACCGGTGTCCTTTCCCGAGGTTATGGAAGACTTACAAAAGGTTATGAGGTGACCAATTATGACAGCAACTACAAAATGGTAGGTGATGAAGCGATGCAGCTTTTTGAACGTTTTAAGAACCGTTTCGTTATTGCCGTTTCTGAGGAAAGAGTGCCTGGAGCCAAAAAAGTCATTGATGACATGGACCTGGATGTTCTGGTACTGGACGATGCTTTTCAGCATAGAGCGATCAAAGCAGGATTTAATATTCTGATGACGGATTTTAATGACCCGTATTTTAAGGACCACCTTCTTCCGGCAGGAGATCTCAGGGAATCAAGAGCCGGGGTAAAAAGAGCCGATCTTATTATGGTCAGCAAATGTCCTGATGAACTGACGGAGGAGACCAAACAGTATTATATTTCCAGAATAAGACCTGAACGTCACCAAAAAGTATTCTTTTCATCTATCGGATATGACGAAAATGTATACGGAAGAGAAAAAATGCTTCCCGATAACAACCTGAATTATTATGACATTCTTTTAATTACAGGAATTGCCAATCCAAAACCATTGCTGGAACATCTGGCAAAATTTTCACATAGAGTAAAACACCTTAAATTCAGGGACCATCATAATTTTTCTGATGACGACATCAAAAAAATAATTGCTGAATATAAGAAACTGGGCGAATATAAACTGATCTTAACAACCGAGAAAGATTATGTTCGTTTAAAAACCTTTGACTATCTTAGAGATATTGTTTATTACTGGCCTATCAATGTAATCATTGACAAAAAGGAAGAGTTTAATCAAATCATCTCGGATTATGTTAGGAAAAATTAA
- a CDS encoding M43 family zinc metalloprotease produces the protein MKKLLLAIILGSSCSQFYAQKTELIECGTDELMRKHYERHPEEKARDDAFNLELSKLIKSGKLASTLNKNQVYEIPVVVHVVGDGSAVGTVNNKSDADIIAWVNYTNGVFSGSSSSGMSSSSAILPVKFVFAKISPTCTATNGINRINASHLPKYVSGGVNNDNTTNAVTASEITALGMWDTSKYYNIYVVKKLASNSGTLNGFAYYPGGSNDYAFMSTSASSVNAQTLAHEFGHALGLRHTHEGFNDSTGACPANTDCTLQGDLVCDTEPMKSLYHSSVPYTCQTGQINPCTSVTYAGGERNVMSYTFCFRDLFTPGQSDRATAQLLQYRQSLINSPVASSTTPNNNTSLTTACTPTTITNPGNYNIGITSVKFGSINNYSTNYKAATNNFYENFTGNYCLGISKTTIPSGTSTTLTITPGTNNPHIIKAYIDYNNDGQFNETTELVLNQSNIAAGSTATASVTPPSNAVANTPLRMRVIGEYNGTTVTACYIPKYGQIEDYSVIIEPRTLSAKNAIENKTFITQAENSVYIKSDLQITSLVIYDASGRILVNQTNMKSTEITAPLNAKNVVVTVRATLENGKVITQKLKF, from the coding sequence ATGAAAAAACTACTACTAGCTATTATTTTAGGCTCTTCATGCAGCCAGTTTTACGCTCAAAAAACTGAATTAATAGAATGCGGTACCGACGAATTAATGCGAAAACATTATGAACGGCATCCCGAAGAAAAGGCTCGGGATGATGCTTTTAACTTAGAGTTATCCAAACTGATTAAAAGTGGAAAACTAGCATCTACCCTTAATAAGAATCAGGTATATGAAATTCCCGTTGTTGTCCATGTTGTAGGGGACGGAAGCGCGGTCGGAACAGTAAACAACAAGTCGGATGCCGACATTATTGCATGGGTTAATTATACTAACGGAGTATTTTCCGGAAGTTCTTCAAGCGGCATGTCATCATCCAGTGCCATACTCCCTGTAAAATTTGTTTTTGCGAAAATCAGTCCCACCTGTACAGCGACCAACGGGATCAACAGGATCAATGCTTCCCATCTTCCAAAATATGTAAGCGGTGGTGTAAACAATGATAATACGACCAATGCTGTAACGGCATCCGAAATTACAGCCCTGGGAATGTGGGATACCAGCAAGTATTATAATATTTATGTGGTAAAAAAGTTAGCCTCTAATTCAGGGACCCTTAATGGCTTTGCCTATTACCCGGGTGGCAGCAATGATTATGCATTTATGTCTACAAGTGCATCATCTGTAAATGCGCAAACACTGGCACATGAATTCGGACATGCGTTAGGACTCCGTCACACCCATGAAGGATTCAACGACTCTACCGGGGCCTGTCCTGCTAATACCGATTGTACATTACAAGGAGATCTGGTATGCGATACAGAACCCATGAAAAGCCTTTACCACTCCTCCGTTCCCTATACATGTCAGACCGGTCAGATCAACCCATGTACAAGCGTTACCTATGCAGGAGGTGAAAGAAATGTAATGTCTTATACTTTCTGTTTCAGAGATCTCTTTACCCCGGGACAATCCGACAGAGCTACAGCCCAGCTTTTACAGTACAGACAATCTTTAATCAATTCTCCGGTCGCAAGTAGCACTACACCTAACAACAATACATCTTTAACCACAGCTTGCACCCCAACAACAATAACGAATCCAGGAAATTACAACATAGGAATCACTTCTGTCAAATTTGGAAGCATTAATAATTATTCAACCAATTATAAGGCTGCCACTAATAATTTCTACGAAAATTTTACGGGAAATTATTGTCTGGGAATTTCCAAAACCACAATACCTTCGGGCACCTCAACGACCCTTACCATTACTCCCGGAACAAACAATCCTCATATTATAAAAGCATACATCGATTACAACAACGATGGACAATTTAATGAAACAACGGAGCTGGTTCTGAACCAAAGCAATATAGCAGCAGGTTCCACTGCAACAGCATCAGTAACTCCACCTTCAAATGCTGTAGCCAATACTCCTTTAAGAATGAGGGTAATTGGTGAATATAACGGAACAACCGTTACCGCTTGTTATATTCCTAAATACGGGCAGATAGAAGATTATTCAGTGATCATTGAACCAAGAACCCTGTCCGCTAAAAATGCAATTGAAAACAAAACCTTTATTACACAGGCAGAAAATTCAGTGTACATAAAAAGTGACCTGCAAATTACCTCGCTAGTGATCTATGATGCCTCAGGAAGAATTCTGGTGAACCAAACCAATATGAAATCTACAGAAATTACCGCTCCATTAAATGCCAAAAATGTAGTAGTAACAGTCCGGGCAACATTGGAAAACGGAAAAGTGATCACCCAAAAACTAAAATTCTAA
- a CDS encoding purine-nucleoside phosphorylase: MLGKIKETAAFIKNIIQDTPDFAIVLGSGLGKLKDEVQPIHILEYKDIPNFPQTTVAGHGGQLIYGILEGKKILIMSGRFHYYEGHSIETVVFPVRVFHLIGIKNLLLSNACGGVNPEFRVADIVILKDHINMMPEHPLRGKNIEELGPRFVDMSEPYNKKMISIAERTASENNIRIHQGIYVALQGPTFETPAEYGMIKAIGGDMVGMSTVPEVIVARHMDMDVFCISVITDLGGPDIALAVSHEEVLNAANKAMPNVITVVKGLVKNYQ, encoded by the coding sequence ATGTTAGGAAAAATTAAAGAAACCGCAGCCTTCATCAAAAACATCATTCAGGATACACCTGATTTTGCAATCGTATTAGGATCCGGCCTGGGAAAACTGAAAGATGAAGTTCAGCCAATACACATATTGGAATATAAAGACATTCCTAACTTTCCTCAAACAACAGTGGCTGGTCATGGAGGTCAGCTGATATATGGTATTTTAGAAGGTAAAAAGATATTGATAATGAGTGGACGCTTTCATTATTACGAAGGCCATTCTATCGAAACTGTGGTATTTCCTGTAAGGGTTTTTCATTTGATAGGTATTAAAAACTTACTTCTTTCCAATGCCTGCGGAGGAGTAAATCCTGAATTCAGGGTCGCTGACATTGTAATTCTGAAAGATCACATCAACATGATGCCTGAACATCCTCTTCGTGGTAAGAATATAGAAGAACTAGGCCCGAGGTTTGTCGATATGAGCGAGCCTTATAATAAAAAAATGATCAGTATCGCAGAACGCACTGCTTCAGAAAATAACATCAGAATTCATCAGGGAATCTATGTCGCATTACAGGGACCTACCTTTGAAACACCCGCAGAATATGGAATGATAAAAGCTATAGGTGGTGATATGGTAGGAATGAGTACTGTTCCGGAAGTTATTGTGGCCCGTCATATGGATATGGATGTTTTTTGTATATCAGTTATTACGGATCTTGGCGGACCCGATATTGCATTAGCCGTTTCTCACGAAGAAGTTCTTAATGCAGCCAATAAAGCAATGCCCAACGTAATCACGGTAGTAAAAGGTCTTGTTAAAAATTATCAGTAG
- a CDS encoding RNA polymerase sigma factor produces the protein MVFEEIYEVYWQKIFRLCMGYVNNSEWAQDIAQETFIIVWQQLPKFRNESSVGTWIFRIASNNCLRQIEREKRFTKADLPGNLEEKKQESMESEIQLLYKFISELPETDRIIISLELEELKQAEIASIVGLSESNVRVKIHRIKEKLTQKFREHGTY, from the coding sequence ATGGTATTTGAGGAAATCTACGAAGTATACTGGCAAAAAATATTTCGCCTGTGTATGGGATATGTAAACAATTCCGAATGGGCACAGGACATTGCACAAGAAACATTTATCATTGTATGGCAACAACTTCCTAAATTCAGAAATGAATCTTCTGTGGGAACCTGGATTTTCAGGATCGCCTCCAATAATTGCCTGAGACAGATTGAAAGGGAGAAAAGATTCACAAAAGCTGATTTACCAGGTAATTTAGAGGAAAAGAAACAGGAATCCATGGAATCTGAGATACAACTTCTTTATAAATTCATCTCCGAATTGCCGGAAACAGACCGTATTATTATTTCTTTAGAACTGGAAGAATTAAAACAGGCCGAAATAGCCAGTATCGTGGGATTATCAGAATCCAATGTCAGGGTAAAAATCCACAGAATAAAAGAAAAATTAACTCAAAAATTCAGGGAACATGGAACCTACTAA
- a CDS encoding patatin-like phospholipase family protein: protein MTKDTKFGLALSGGGAKGFAHLGILKTIDSLGIKIDYITGTSMGGILGGLYAMGYNGEELKKMVYGMNWKRILSNKIPYNKVNISEKDEYNKYILEFPVNDGRPSLPGSFIEGQYMGEVLNTLTFPAKHINDFSKLPIPVQLTSSDIVNGGLVMQKKGSLALAIRSTLAIPAAFAPVYIDGKLLVDGGLDRNFPVKEVKDMGADYIIGGYTGFRLFTKDEIKNPMKMIYQTHAFHSVQDFNEQKKMSDIMVDFVTPLNDYTTKDFRKYKEIIKIGEAEAKRHLPEFIALANEQRRLGITYEHKLVEEIKKPTIQFTYSEDNGTPITNPSEIETIKNLMGLKEGVYYDAKTVNAAIDKVFGIRQYDRVYYTYTDSENGLIMNIFVKRSTPSMLKLALHYDNEQSVGIILNYTYRDYAEAKFRAIATVDISERFKARLQFQKFLDTDYRWWLSTEGNISFLKSNDLLLRFSENNDVENNLFFPNYIYRSIKANTAVNYSIHPNTMVSFGLEFNAEKLNRSVDRISQTFTDLYSKKVYYHTNLDLYFKFNQNSFNTRYYPTSGNNFQFITKYYFGDQYNLYDLKEIQPTLYEYLNPGAEGYYKPKNLITLTLNENYIIPINKKVSVKVNAFLGTNFSPQTLGSSEGIPYLFLNQKFNLGGSEYNFDGMNPEFNGFRQKEVPINSVAKLGLEVQYRIYHRIFLTPSFHYAAISDELSPFKSNSKLIGYGLNLGYESILGPINVNISRNDALNFWRAYFSIGFKF from the coding sequence ATGACAAAAGACACAAAGTTTGGGTTAGCGCTTAGCGGAGGTGGTGCCAAGGGCTTTGCGCATCTGGGAATTTTAAAAACAATAGATTCACTAGGGATTAAAATAGATTATATTACCGGAACCAGTATGGGTGGAATCCTCGGTGGATTATATGCTATGGGATATAATGGTGAAGAATTGAAAAAAATGGTGTACGGCATGAACTGGAAAAGGATCCTGAGTAATAAAATCCCCTACAACAAGGTCAATATCAGCGAAAAAGATGAGTACAATAAATATATTCTTGAATTTCCGGTAAACGATGGCCGGCCTTCCCTACCGGGATCCTTTATAGAAGGGCAATATATGGGGGAAGTTCTCAATACATTAACGTTTCCGGCAAAACATATTAACGATTTCAGTAAGCTTCCTATTCCTGTTCAACTTACATCATCCGATATTGTGAATGGTGGATTGGTTATGCAGAAAAAAGGTTCTCTTGCACTGGCGATTCGTTCTACCTTAGCCATACCTGCCGCATTCGCACCGGTTTATATTGATGGAAAACTTCTTGTAGATGGTGGCCTCGACCGTAATTTTCCGGTAAAGGAAGTAAAAGATATGGGAGCTGATTATATTATCGGAGGCTATACAGGATTCAGGCTTTTCACAAAAGATGAGATCAAAAATCCGATGAAAATGATCTATCAGACACATGCATTCCATTCCGTACAGGATTTTAATGAACAAAAGAAGATGTCGGATATCATGGTGGATTTTGTAACTCCGCTTAATGATTACACCACTAAAGACTTCAGAAAATACAAGGAAATCATAAAAATAGGAGAAGCAGAGGCTAAAAGACACCTTCCGGAATTTATAGCCTTAGCCAACGAGCAACGCAGATTGGGAATTACTTATGAGCACAAACTTGTTGAAGAGATTAAAAAACCGACCATACAGTTTACTTATAGTGAAGATAATGGTACACCGATCACTAATCCGTCCGAGATTGAAACTATTAAAAACCTGATGGGATTAAAGGAGGGTGTATATTACGATGCCAAAACTGTAAATGCTGCTATCGACAAGGTTTTTGGAATTCGACAGTATGACAGGGTGTATTATACTTACACAGATTCGGAAAACGGTTTAATTATGAACATTTTCGTAAAGAGATCCACACCAAGCATGCTTAAATTAGCCCTACACTATGATAATGAACAATCCGTAGGGATCATCCTGAATTATACCTACCGGGATTATGCAGAAGCAAAATTCCGGGCCATAGCAACTGTAGATATTTCGGAACGTTTCAAGGCCCGTTTGCAGTTCCAGAAATTCCTGGATACGGATTACCGCTGGTGGTTAAGTACAGAAGGAAATATTTCTTTTCTTAAAAGTAATGACCTCCTGTTGAGATTCTCAGAAAACAATGATGTTGAAAATAATTTATTTTTCCCCAACTATATTTACAGAAGCATTAAAGCGAATACAGCGGTCAATTATTCGATTCATCCGAATACGATGGTTTCATTCGGCTTAGAGTTCAACGCTGAAAAATTAAACCGGTCTGTAGACAGGATTAGCCAGACCTTTACAGACTTGTACAGCAAAAAGGTATATTATCATACCAATCTTGACCTGTATTTTAAATTCAATCAAAACAGCTTCAATACCAGATATTATCCTACTTCAGGAAACAATTTTCAATTTATAACGAAGTATTATTTTGGAGATCAATACAACCTTTATGATCTGAAAGAAATACAACCTACACTCTATGAATACTTAAATCCCGGGGCTGAAGGATATTATAAACCCAAGAACCTGATCACATTAACGCTCAATGAAAATTATATTATTCCAATCAATAAAAAGGTATCTGTTAAGGTAAATGCTTTTTTAGGAACCAATTTCTCTCCTCAAACTCTGGGATCTTCAGAGGGTATCCCTTATCTTTTTCTCAATCAGAAATTCAATCTGGGAGGAAGTGAATATAATTTTGACGGAATGAATCCTGAATTTAACGGGTTCAGGCAAAAAGAAGTTCCTATAAATTCAGTTGCCAAGCTAGGACTTGAGGTTCAGTACCGGATTTATCACAGGATTTTCCTCACACCCTCTTTTCACTATGCTGCAATAAGTGACGAGCTATCCCCTTTCAAGAGCAATTCCAAACTTATTGGTTATGGACTTAATCTGGGATATGAATCAATTTTAGGTCCCATTAACGTAAATATATCCAGAAATGATGCACTTAATTTCTGGCGGGCTTATTTTAGTATCGGATTTAAATTCTGA